The proteins below come from a single Cognatishimia sp. WU-CL00825 genomic window:
- a CDS encoding lytic transglycosylase domain-containing protein, whose amino-acid sequence MTRTRLSGVFWFVVLAALLCIADRAVADLFSNLYASSAPVVVQKPKTVQTETTGAQCIAAILQAEAKHGIPDHLLLSIGIQEAGRTGPAGLAVWPWTVNANGQGAFFKNRTDAQAWVREKQAEGINSIDVGCMQINLRWHGEQFASQDAAFDPILNADYAARFLKDLYRQTGTWELAAGRYHSATDIHQARYLASLERNRKVVAKDLDRLMALAEQAAPQAVQLAKAAPKLPAPPVFWSAAENGATYSIYSNSPLRPVLPDHKEMF is encoded by the coding sequence ATGACACGTACCCGGCTTTCTGGAGTGTTCTGGTTTGTGGTCCTCGCGGCTCTGCTCTGTATTGCTGATCGCGCTGTGGCGGATCTGTTTTCCAACCTATATGCCTCTAGCGCCCCGGTTGTGGTGCAAAAGCCCAAAACAGTGCAAACTGAAACCACTGGCGCGCAATGTATTGCCGCGATCCTGCAGGCCGAGGCTAAACACGGCATTCCTGATCACTTGCTTTTGTCAATTGGCATTCAAGAGGCGGGCCGCACCGGCCCTGCCGGTTTGGCGGTTTGGCCCTGGACGGTAAACGCCAACGGTCAGGGGGCGTTTTTCAAAAACCGGACTGATGCGCAGGCCTGGGTACGCGAAAAACAAGCCGAGGGCATCAACAGCATCGATGTGGGCTGCATGCAGATCAATCTGCGCTGGCATGGCGAACAATTTGCCAGTCAGGACGCGGCCTTTGATCCGATCCTAAACGCCGATTACGCCGCGCGCTTTCTCAAGGACCTCTACCGTCAAACCGGCACATGGGAACTGGCTGCCGGACGCTATCATTCGGCCACCGACATTCACCAAGCCCGCTATCTGGCCTCGCTGGAACGCAATCGCAAAGTGGTGGCAAAAGATCTGGATCGTCTGATGGCCCTTGCCGAACAAGCCGCACCTCAGGCGGTGCAATTGGCCAAAGCTGCGCCAAAATTGCCCGCCCCACCGGTGTTCTGGAGCGCCGCAGAAAATGGCGCCACCTATAGTATTTATTCCAACAGCCCGTTGCGCCCGGTTCTGCCGGACCACAAAGAGATGTTTTAA
- the fliQ gene encoding flagellar biosynthesis protein FliQ gives MDPTGAYEVLRLTITTILVACAPILAVALLVGLVISFIQALTQIQEMTLTFVPKIIAIFGVLALTLPFIFSTLSRLSNRVFDLIVSGGV, from the coding sequence TTGGACCCAACGGGCGCATACGAGGTTCTGCGATTGACCATCACCACAATTCTGGTGGCCTGCGCCCCTATCCTTGCGGTGGCACTGCTGGTGGGTTTGGTGATTTCATTCATTCAGGCGCTGACGCAAATTCAGGAAATGACCTTGACCTTTGTGCCCAAGATCATCGCGATTTTTGGCGTTCTGGCGCTGACTCTGCCCTTTATCTTCAGCACCCTGTCGCGCCTGTCAAACCGGGTGTTTGACCTGATTGTCAGCGGCGGTGTGTAG